CCGCCATGCGTCAAGCAGCTCGTGACCAGCTATCCAGGACTGCGCCGACGCGGGTGTGCGCCGGCCAGTGGCGATGTCTTCCAGCTACCCGACCGGGACTCTGGTGCGAGCGGGTGATGGGAGCCGCGGGAGTCCGACCATGTTGACGCCACTGGCGCAGCTCACACGCGAATCGATGCGCGCAGGCCTCACCCGCGAGAACCTGCACGGGGTCTGGGCCGCGATTGGCACCCCGTTTGACGCTCGTGAACGGTTCGACGAGGAGGTCTTTCGCGAGAATATTCGGCGGCTGCACGCCGCAGGCGTTCACGGCATCTACACGACCGACAGTGACGGCGAGTTCTACGCCATCGAGCTGGACGAGTTTCGGCACATCGTCGACGTGTTTGCCGACGAAACACAGCGCATCGGCGCGGCGGCCATGGTCGGCGTGACCTGGTGCAACACCGAGGGCGTCGTGGCCCGGCTGCGCCACGCCGTGGACCGGGGCATCCTGGGCGCGCACGTCGGCCACCCGTTCTTCATGCCGTCAACCGCTGCATCGTACCGAGGGTTCTGGGAAGATATCAGCGCAGCGGCGCCTGACGGGTTCGGCCTCGTCCAGTACAACACGCCGCGCTGCCACAACTACCTGCGCGGACCGGACTACGCCGTCCTCCAGCGCGATTTCCCGAAGCTCATCGGCACGAAGCACGTCGGCGTCGATTTCACCGAGTTCATGTCGGTGATGGCGGATGCGCCACAGATCAGCCACCTCGTCGGCGAGGGCGTCATGGCGCCGTACCTCATGTTCGGCGGGCGCGGCATCAACTCGTGGTTCACGAACTTCAACCCGCGGTTCGTACTCGACCTCTACAACGACGTGGTCGCGGGGCGCTGGGACTCGGCGCGCCAGCGTCAGAAACGGCTGCACGCGTTCATCGGCGCTATCGACGTACTCCAGGAGACCGGCAACCTGCACGGCATCATCGGCAAGGCCGTGACCGAGGCCTCACCATTCCTGATCTCGACGCCGACCACCCGCCGGCCGTACCAGCCCGTCGTCCGTGAAGCGGTCGAGCGGTTCCGCCGCATCGTGGAGGAGCAGTTCCAGGATCTTCAGTGGCCGGGGCGAGGCTGAGCCTCCCGCGGCACTGCACTGCGACGGCCAGAAGCGCCGTCAGCGGATCAGGTGGTACGGCACGTCGATGACCGCCGTGTTGGGGCGGAAGAAGAGCGTCCCCTTCAGCCGCAGCGCCGTCTGGTTGTGCAGCGGCCACTCCCACCAGCGGCGTGGCACGTACTCAGCCAGCACCACCGTGATCGGCGTGTCCGGATTCTGCTTGGAGACGGCGTCCAGGTAGTGCAGCATCGGCCCCGTCAGCGCCCGATACCGTGACTCCAGGATCACCAGCGGGACATCGGTGCCCCACTCCTTCCAGCGACGGCGCACCTCGGCGGCGTCTTCAAGATCGTCGGTGACGTGCAGCGCCGTCACGTTGCTGGAGAGCGCCCGCGCGTAGCGGATCGTCCGGGCGACGGCGCGGTTGAGCCCCGGCACCGGGACCACCAGGATCGGGGCGGGCAGGCCGTCCGGCGGCTCGTCCGTTGGCTCCATCGCCAACTGCTCGGCCACGCGGGTGTAGTGGGCGTGGATCCGCCAGAGCACCGCCACCTGCATCGGGATCAGCACGATGACCAGCCACGCGCCGTGCGTGAACTGGGTGATGGACTGGATGATCGCCACGGCGAACGTCGTCAGCGCGCCCGCCGTGTTGACGATCAGCCCGTAGTGCCAGCCCGGCTCGCGGCGGCTCCACCAGCGCTTGACCATGCCCGCCTGTGAGCAGGTGAACGCCACGAAGACGCCGATGGCGTACAGCGGGATCAGCGCGTGGGTGTCTGCATTGAAGAAGAAGACGATGACGCCCGAGATGATGCCGAGCGTCGAGATGCCCGTGGAGAACGCCAGGCGGTCGCCCCGGAAGCTGAACTGGTGTGGCATGTAGTGGTCACGGGCCAGGAACCAGGACAGGCGTGGGAAGTCCGCGAACGCCGTGTTGGCGGCCAGCACCAGGATCAGCATGGTGGACCACTGCATCAGAAGGTACAGGAGGCCATCGCCGAAGATCTCGCGGCTGATCATCGAGACGACGGACTCGGCCTCGTCCACGTCTGGCATGATGGCAAGCTGGGTCGAGAGGAAGGAGATCCCCAGGAACAGCACCGCCAGGATGATGCCCATCCAAAGCAGCGTCGTGCGGGCGTTCTTCCACTCCGGCGGCTTGAACGCCGGCACGCCGTCCGAGATGGCTTCCGTCCCGGTGAGCGCGGCGCAGCCCTGCGCGAACGCTCGGAGCACCAGCAGCAGGCCGATCCCTTCGAAGGCGTGTTTCGCCTCCCAGCCGGCCAGCTCCATCTCGTGACGCGGCATGTTCGCCACGAGGTCGCCGGTGGCGATGCGGAAGAGGCCGTACCCGATCATCAGCATCGCCATGACGATGAACATGTAGGTGGGCACGGCGAAGATGGTGCCCGACTCGCTGACGCCGCGCAGGTTGATGAGCGTCATCAGGGCGATCAGCGCGATGGCGATCCAGACGCGAAAGTCGTGGAGATCGGGGTAGGCCGAGGTCAGCGCGAAGACGCCGGCCGAGATGCTCACGGCCACCGTCAGGACGTAGCTCACCAGCAGCGATGAGGCGGCCACCAGGGCCGGAACGTTGCCCAGGTTGTCCTTGCTGACGATGTAGGAGCCGCCGCCGTGCGGGTACGCCTTGATCGTCTGGCGGTAGGAGATGACGACAATCGCCAGCAGCAGCCCGATGGCAGCCGCGACCGGCAGCGTGAACGTCAGCCCGAGCGCCCCGCCCAGCACCAGGATCCGCAGGATCTCCTCGGTGGCATACGAGGAGGACGACAGCGCGTCCGAGGCGAAGACGGCCAGCGCCTTCGTCTTGGGCAGCCGCTCATGGGCCAGCTCAGAGGACGCCAGCGGCTTCCCGATCAGGAAGCGTCGGCACAGTCCCCACAGCTTGCCCATCGTGCCGCGCGGAGCATACGCCGTGTCGCGGGCCACCAGCGTGTCGCCGGAGGCCTCGCGGAAGGTGTCGTGGAACGGCCGGTGGATGCGGACGTACCGCTCGCCCGGCTTGTGGCCCTGGCGCACCTCCCGAATGTGCACCGTTGGAATGGTGCTGCCGTCCGCCGCCCTCTTCTCAGCACGGGCATCGCTGCTACCGCGGGCCTCGCCGCCGCGGACATCGCCATTGCGCGGGGTATCAGGAGGCTCGGGCTTCGCCGGCCCGCTGGACGATGAGCCTCGACCCTCGCCGTCTTCGGCGTTCGTGTCGCACCTCCGCTCTACTGGAGACGCCACAAGGTTGCTGGAGTGGTGCCCGGTTGAGCAGCATGCAGCCCACCCCATCCGCAGTATAGCAACCGCCACTCATCTGAGAATCATTCGGCTGAGAATTGCTCGGCGCGTATCATGATGCCGCCATCCTGACAGCCCCGGAGCCAGCGCCGCGTGCCGCGATTGCCGATCCCCCGCCTCCCCAGGACGCCGCTCACCGCGGGGCGGCAGCTCCCCCGGCGCAGTGTGCGGGTGCCGTTGGGGGTCACGCGGCCCCCACGGCGCGCGCTGAACGCCGGGCTGGTCTTTGCGGGCGGCTTCGCGGCGCTCATCGCCATCGGCACGGTGCTGCTGATGCTGCCGATCTCCCAGGTCGATGGACGCTGGACCCCGCTGCGCGACGCGGCATTCATCGCTGTCTCGGCGGCCTGCGTGACGGGGCTGGTCGTCGTGGACACCGGGACGCACTGGAGCTTCTTCGGGCAGGTCGTGATGGCCGGGCTGGTGCAGATCGGCGGCTTCGGCTTCATGATCCTGTCCACCTTTCTGCTCCGGTTGGCCGGGCGGCGCACCAGTCTCCGCGAGCGACTGCTGCTCCAGGAGTCCATTGGCGGAAGCGATGTCGGGTCGGCGCTGACGCTGGCGCAGCGCGTCCTGCTGTTCACCGTGGTGGTCGAAGGGGCCGGCGCGGTCATGCTGACGCTCGCCTTCCTGGAGCGGCAGCCGCTCAGCACCGCCATCTGGTGGGGGATCTTTCACTCGATCACGGCGTTCAACAACGCCGGCTTCGATCTGACGGGCGGCTATCAGAGTATGGTGCCGTTCGCGGATGCGCCGATGGTGCTCCTGCCGCTCAGCGTGCTGGTGATCCTCGGCAGCCTCTCCTACGGCGTCGTCGAGGACGTGGTGCGGCGGCGGTCG
This Chloroflexota bacterium DNA region includes the following protein-coding sequences:
- a CDS encoding APC family permease, which gives rise to MGWAACCSTGHHSSNLVASPVERRCDTNAEDGEGRGSSSSGPAKPEPPDTPRNGDVRGGEARGSSDARAEKRAADGSTIPTVHIREVRQGHKPGERYVRIHRPFHDTFREASGDTLVARDTAYAPRGTMGKLWGLCRRFLIGKPLASSELAHERLPKTKALAVFASDALSSSSYATEEILRILVLGGALGLTFTLPVAAAIGLLLAIVVISYRQTIKAYPHGGGSYIVSKDNLGNVPALVAASSLLVSYVLTVAVSISAGVFALTSAYPDLHDFRVWIAIALIALMTLINLRGVSESGTIFAVPTYMFIVMAMLMIGYGLFRIATGDLVANMPRHEMELAGWEAKHAFEGIGLLLVLRAFAQGCAALTGTEAISDGVPAFKPPEWKNARTTLLWMGIILAVLFLGISFLSTQLAIMPDVDEAESVVSMISREIFGDGLLYLLMQWSTMLILVLAANTAFADFPRLSWFLARDHYMPHQFSFRGDRLAFSTGISTLGIISGVIVFFFNADTHALIPLYAIGVFVAFTCSQAGMVKRWWSRREPGWHYGLIVNTAGALTTFAVAIIQSITQFTHGAWLVIVLIPMQVAVLWRIHAHYTRVAEQLAMEPTDEPPDGLPAPILVVPVPGLNRAVARTIRYARALSSNVTALHVTDDLEDAAEVRRRWKEWGTDVPLVILESRYRALTGPMLHYLDAVSKQNPDTPITVVLAEYVPRRWWEWPLHNQTALRLKGTLFFRPNTAVIDVPYHLIR
- a CDS encoding dihydrodipicolinate synthase family protein — translated: MLTPLAQLTRESMRAGLTRENLHGVWAAIGTPFDARERFDEEVFRENIRRLHAAGVHGIYTTDSDGEFYAIELDEFRHIVDVFADETQRIGAAAMVGVTWCNTEGVVARLRHAVDRGILGAHVGHPFFMPSTAASYRGFWEDISAAAPDGFGLVQYNTPRCHNYLRGPDYAVLQRDFPKLIGTKHVGVDFTEFMSVMADAPQISHLVGEGVMAPYLMFGGRGINSWFTNFNPRFVLDLYNDVVAGRWDSARQRQKRLHAFIGAIDVLQETGNLHGIIGKAVTEASPFLISTPTTRRPYQPVVREAVERFRRIVEEQFQDLQWPGRG
- a CDS encoding Trk family potassium uptake protein, yielding MPRLPIPRLPRTPLTAGRQLPRRSVRVPLGVTRPPRRALNAGLVFAGGFAALIAIGTVLLMLPISQVDGRWTPLRDAAFIAVSAACVTGLVVVDTGTHWSFFGQVVMAGLVQIGGFGFMILSTFLLRLAGRRTSLRERLLLQESIGGSDVGSALTLAQRVLLFTVVVEGAGAVMLTLAFLERQPLSTAIWWGIFHSITAFNNAGFDLTGGYQSMVPFADAPMVLLPLSVLVILGSLSYGVVEDVVRRRSFARLTLDSKLVLVVSAGLLVGGTGLLLFTERANGDTFAPMPFWMQVLNAFFHSTVTRSAGFNSVDLAAVTDGGLLVLIGLMLIGGAAGSTAGGIKVQTLGILLSATASAIRGLPDVVAFERRVPIPDVLRAIAVTVLAFALVFVATFLLGLTSTQPFLRELFEVVSAFATAGMSIGLTGESSPAGRLILMAMMFVGRLGPLTLALALAAREHGSPLRWPAAAVRIG